One part of the Orenia metallireducens genome encodes these proteins:
- a CDS encoding ECF transporter S component produces MNSTKHLALGGLLIALVAVATMSIKVPMPATGGYIHPGDSIIYLVAILFGGKYALLAGGIGSALADMLSGYGQWAVPTLIIKGIEGYIIAKIASRKLTDIKLRVRDIIAVLVGALWMVGGYYLAEAIMVKSFIVPVANISWNLTQALGGAVIAIPLIFALLKTNIVELSKGK; encoded by the coding sequence ATGAATAGTACTAAACATTTAGCTTTAGGGGGATTATTAATTGCACTAGTAGCTGTAGCAACAATGTCAATTAAGGTACCTATGCCAGCCACAGGTGGATATATTCATCCAGGTGATAGTATAATTTATTTAGTGGCTATCTTATTTGGTGGAAAATATGCTCTATTAGCAGGAGGAATTGGTTCAGCCTTAGCAGATATGCTATCTGGTTATGGTCAATGGGCAGTACCTACTCTAATTATTAAAGGTATAGAAGGGTATATTATTGCTAAAATAGCTAGTCGTAAATTGACCGATATTAAATTGAGAGTAAGGGATATTATCGCAGTACTTGTCGGTGCATTATGGATGGTAGGTGGCTATTACCTAGCAGAGGCAATCATGGTTAAGAGCTTTATAGTACCAGTGGCTAATATCTCTTGGAATTTAACTCAAGCATTGGGAGGAGCAGTAATTGCAATCCCTCTTATATTTGCTCTTTTAAAGACGAATATAGTAGAGCTTAGTAAGGGTAAATAG
- a CDS encoding lysophospholipid acyltransferase family protein, with protein MNLTYRIAINLFKIFYGIGPKPQIIGSRKLPKDQSFIVVSNHISNYDPPFLTTLLNRKINFMAKDNLFKNKFGSFILKKLGAFPIKRGSFDRSAIKYALELLKNNQILGIFPEGTRSTDGQLQEPQLGATMLALKSKSPIIPIGIKGTNSPFKENIIANIGEIFTLDEFYDKKLSKEEMKEAGSIIMSKIKELL; from the coding sequence ATGAACTTAACCTATAGAATTGCAATCAATTTATTTAAAATCTTTTATGGTATTGGTCCCAAACCACAGATAATTGGGAGTAGAAAACTTCCTAAAGACCAGAGTTTTATTGTTGTATCAAATCATATTAGTAATTATGATCCTCCATTTTTAACTACTTTATTGAATAGAAAGATTAACTTTATGGCAAAGGATAATCTCTTTAAAAATAAATTTGGTAGCTTTATATTGAAAAAACTAGGAGCTTTTCCTATCAAAAGAGGAAGTTTTGATAGAAGTGCTATTAAATATGCTTTAGAGCTATTAAAGAATAATCAGATTTTAGGAATCTTTCCTGAAGGTACTAGAAGTACAGATGGTCAGCTACAAGAGCCTCAATTAGGAGCAACAATGCTTGCATTAAAGTCTAAAAGTCCAATTATCCCTATTGGTATTAAAGGAACTAACTCTCCTTTTAAAGAGAATATCATTGCTAATATCGGAGAGATCTTTACTTTAGATGAGTTCTATGATAAGAAACTATCTAAAGAGGAGATGAAAGAAGCAGGTTCTATAATTATGAGTAAGATTAAAGAATTGCTTTAA
- the recQ gene encoding DNA helicase RecQ, producing MFEQAQQALQEYYGYQSFRIGQEKIIKNILSGYNTLGIMPTGGGKSICFQIPALCFPGITLVISPLISLMKDQIDSLNTIGIPATFINSSLEWIEIEERIEMARRGDYKLLYIAPERLESEDFLWKLNEIDISMLAVDEAHCISSWGHDFRPSYRLIPKLINNLSARPLVTAFTATATQEVRDDINELLGISTENTFVTGFDRPNLTFKVIKGENKRDFIEEYLSVNRDDAGIIYAATRKEVEALYNFLNDRGYSVGKYHAGLNYEERKKTQESFIYDELKVIVATNAFGMGIDKSNVRYVIHHNMTKNIEAYYQEAGRAGRDGENSECILLFSPADIRLPKFFIDQSNLSEERKEYEYEKLQKMIDYSYTGKCLRHFILDYFGEENPKESCDNCTNCNGEGDLEDITEEAQKILSCIYRTEQRFGIGLVAAVLKGSKRQKILENGFDKLSTYGIMSQYKMKEIKNLINFLIADGYVLLSNSKYSVTKLSNKATPVLKGEKKVYHKVRKKIEKVFVKNKLFDILRDLRAELAKAEDLPPYVIFQDSTLKEFASKLPTNKDQMLKVKGVGFIKYQKYGQQFLEKIKDYKQNQDEQSNQSESNQEKIPSYLISYNLYQEDKSLEEIAKLRGLASSTIEGHMIKASTEGYEIDLKSFVPDEYQELILEKIKEVGGEKLTPIKKVLPAEVSYFHIKIMLLQDRLKDAI from the coding sequence ATGTTTGAACAGGCTCAACAAGCTTTACAAGAATATTATGGTTATCAATCCTTTAGGATAGGGCAGGAGAAGATAATCAAGAATATATTATCAGGCTATAATACCTTAGGGATAATGCCTACTGGTGGTGGAAAATCAATCTGCTTTCAGATACCAGCCCTCTGTTTTCCAGGAATTACCTTGGTGATCTCTCCACTGATCTCTTTAATGAAAGACCAGATTGATTCTTTAAATACTATCGGAATTCCAGCTACCTTTATCAATAGTTCTCTAGAGTGGATTGAGATAGAGGAACGGATTGAAATGGCTCGGCGAGGAGATTATAAGCTATTGTATATTGCACCAGAAAGGCTAGAGAGTGAGGATTTCTTATGGAAGCTAAATGAGATAGATATCTCAATGTTAGCAGTAGATGAAGCTCATTGTATCTCCAGTTGGGGTCATGATTTTCGCCCTAGTTATCGTTTGATTCCTAAACTTATCAATAATCTCTCAGCTAGACCATTGGTAACGGCTTTTACTGCTACAGCCACCCAAGAGGTTAGAGATGATATCAATGAATTATTAGGAATTAGTACAGAGAATACCTTTGTAACAGGTTTTGATAGACCAAATCTCACTTTTAAGGTGATTAAAGGTGAGAATAAGCGGGACTTTATCGAAGAGTATTTGAGTGTCAACCGGGATGATGCAGGGATCATCTATGCTGCTACTAGAAAGGAAGTAGAAGCATTATATAACTTTTTAAATGATAGGGGCTATTCTGTAGGAAAGTATCATGCAGGATTAAATTATGAGGAGCGTAAGAAGACCCAAGAGAGCTTTATCTATGATGAATTGAAGGTAATTGTAGCTACCAATGCCTTTGGAATGGGAATTGATAAGAGTAATGTCAGATATGTAATCCATCATAATATGACTAAAAATATAGAGGCTTATTACCAGGAAGCAGGAAGAGCAGGTAGGGATGGAGAGAATAGTGAATGTATTTTATTATTTAGCCCTGCAGATATTAGATTGCCTAAATTCTTCATAGATCAGTCCAATCTATCAGAAGAGCGTAAAGAGTATGAATATGAGAAGCTACAGAAGATGATCGACTACTCTTATACAGGTAAGTGTTTAAGGCATTTTATTTTAGATTACTTTGGTGAAGAGAACCCTAAAGAGAGCTGTGATAATTGTACTAACTGTAATGGAGAGGGTGACTTAGAGGATATAACTGAAGAGGCTCAGAAGATTCTATCTTGCATTTATAGGACTGAACAGAGATTTGGGATAGGTCTTGTAGCCGCTGTCTTAAAGGGATCTAAAAGGCAAAAGATTTTAGAAAATGGGTTTGATAAGCTATCGACTTATGGTATTATGAGCCAATATAAGATGAAAGAGATTAAGAATCTGATTAATTTCTTAATTGCTGATGGGTATGTTCTCTTAAGTAATAGTAAATACTCTGTAACCAAATTAAGCAATAAAGCTACACCAGTCTTAAAGGGTGAGAAGAAGGTATATCATAAGGTTAGAAAGAAAATTGAGAAGGTCTTTGTTAAGAATAAGCTCTTTGATATTCTGCGGGATTTACGAGCAGAGCTGGCAAAGGCAGAGGATCTTCCTCCTTATGTTATCTTCCAAGACAGTACCTTAAAGGAGTTTGCCAGTAAGTTACCTACAAATAAGGATCAGATGCTCAAAGTTAAAGGAGTAGGATTTATTAAGTATCAGAAGTATGGGCAGCAGTTTTTAGAGAAGATTAAAGATTACAAGCAGAATCAAGATGAACAGAGTAACCAGAGTGAGTCCAATCAAGAGAAGATTCCAAGTTATCTGATAAGTTACAATCTATATCAAGAAGATAAGTCCCTAGAAGAGATAGCTAAGCTAAGAGGATTAGCCAGTTCTACTATAGAAGGTCATATGATTAAAGCATCGACAGAAGGTTATGAGATAGATTTAAAATCTTTTGTCCCTGATGAATATCAGGAGCTGATTTTGGAGAAAATCAAAGAGGTTGGCGGGGAGAAGTTAACTCCTATCAAAAAAGTTTTACCAGCGGAAGTAAGCTATTTTCACATTAAAATAATGTTATTGCAGGATAGATTAAAAGATGCTATCTAA
- a CDS encoding AAA family ATPase translates to MELLYLWIDNYRDFIVKQGFNFSSEYRFDYNSESGELKIEKNLNYIDNFFNLDKTNSTKINNITAIIGENGAGKSSILDFIKDNLVKGDNGFLEKAIMVLEINGKYYLYYNKDININLQVKSDVLNFDERIQYETLYKRENVECYKWNTTLNPLSIIYFSNIFDGKYEISGGALYNISTNFLIKKDKRLAIEDKLINYEATESEVHRLFDINRQIRFINEFSKINIEKLFKLPKEITVQLIQSEISDRDLSLKEKYKKAGCYEFLKDIKNQFSRFRRKLDITQIDKFRCNFYETVLNNFFYDSLDKHLIWVFDKEIFDFNNLVGENILEKVMCLFETMLKQQKDKVETLGNEKGKLEEDRLGWLEQIIEFIKFIDRNLGKDNIKNITDKSFSISIIQDNNEKKEKIKFEKIFEYHSKAAKNIDFFNFDWRDLSSGEKALLNIYSRFYSLVDHNLEDNLIILIDEGELYLHPQWQKRFIYDLIEILPEIYPNKYIHIILTSHSPFVASDLPSSNIIFLKKDEKGRCKVVDGLEENNRTFGANIHTLFSDSFFMKDGLMGDFAKHKINELIKLLLGDTKKIKEKKDYIQSSINIIGEPVIRTKLLNMLKEKLEVDLISLDERIANLERELDELKRKKAND, encoded by the coding sequence ATGGAGCTATTATATCTTTGGATTGATAATTATAGAGATTTTATTGTTAAGCAGGGGTTTAATTTTAGTAGTGAATATAGATTTGATTATAACTCAGAGAGTGGAGAGCTAAAGATTGAGAAAAATCTTAATTATATAGATAATTTTTTTAATCTTGATAAGACTAACTCTACTAAGATAAATAATATTACAGCTATTATTGGTGAGAATGGAGCAGGAAAATCAAGTATATTGGATTTTATTAAAGATAATTTAGTCAAAGGTGATAATGGTTTTTTAGAAAAAGCTATAATGGTTTTAGAAATTAATGGAAAATACTATCTTTATTATAATAAGGATATAAATATTAATTTACAAGTCAAATCTGATGTATTAAATTTTGATGAAAGAATACAATATGAGACACTATATAAAAGAGAAAATGTTGAGTGTTATAAATGGAATACAACACTAAATCCTTTATCTATTATATATTTTTCAAATATCTTCGATGGCAAATATGAAATTAGCGGAGGAGCATTGTATAATATTTCTACTAATTTCTTAATCAAAAAAGATAAACGATTAGCAATAGAAGATAAGCTTATTAATTATGAAGCTACTGAAAGTGAAGTACATAGATTATTTGATATTAATAGACAAATAAGGTTTATAAATGAGTTTTCAAAAATAAACATTGAAAAATTATTTAAATTACCTAAAGAAATTACTGTTCAACTTATTCAGTCAGAGATAAGTGATAGGGATTTAAGTCTAAAAGAGAAATATAAAAAAGCTGGTTGTTATGAATTTCTAAAAGATATAAAAAATCAATTTTCTAGATTTAGAAGGAAACTTGATATTACTCAAATAGATAAATTTAGATGTAATTTTTATGAGACTGTTTTGAATAATTTTTTCTATGATTCTTTAGATAAGCACTTAATATGGGTTTTTGATAAAGAAATTTTTGATTTTAATAATTTAGTAGGAGAAAATATATTAGAAAAAGTAATGTGTTTGTTTGAAACAATGTTAAAACAACAAAAGGATAAAGTAGAGACGTTAGGAAATGAAAAAGGTAAATTAGAAGAAGATAGGCTAGGTTGGTTAGAACAAATAATAGAATTTATTAAATTTATTGATAGGAACCTAGGAAAGGATAATATAAAAAATATAACTGATAAAAGTTTTAGTATTTCTATAATACAAGATAATAATGAAAAGAAGGAAAAAATAAAATTTGAAAAAATATTTGAATATCATAGTAAAGCAGCCAAAAATATTGATTTTTTTAATTTTGATTGGAGGGACTTAAGTTCAGGAGAAAAGGCATTATTAAACATCTATTCTAGATTTTATTCATTAGTAGACCATAATTTAGAAGATAATCTGATTATATTAATAGATGAAGGAGAATTATACTTACATCCTCAATGGCAGAAAAGATTTATCTATGATTTAATTGAGATTTTACCTGAGATATATCCTAATAAATATATTCATATAATTTTAACTTCACATTCTCCTTTTGTAGCATCTGATTTACCCAGTTCTAATATAATATTTTTAAAAAAGGATGAGAAAGGTAGATGTAAAGTAGTTGATGGTTTAGAAGAGAATAATCGGACTTTTGGAGCAAATATTCATACATTATTCTCGGATTCTTTCTTTATGAAGGATGGATTAATGGGGGATTTTGCGAAACATAAGATTAATGAGTTAATTAAGTTATTGCTTGGTGATACTAAGAAGATAAAAGAGAAGAAAGATTATATTCAAAGTTCAATTAATATTATAGGTGAGCCTGTAATTAGAACTAAGTTATTGAATATGCTAAAAGAAAAGTTAGAAGTAGATTTAATTAGTCTTGATGAAAGAATTGCAAATTTAGAAAGAGAATTAGATGAATTGAAGAGGAAGAAAGCAAATGATTAA
- a CDS encoding methyl-accepting chemotaxis protein, with product MIKIRDMKIRIKILVGIGFSFLLMMLVLGGVVIKGFDKLANNNAVLLKEALLTKERDRIRDTVHTMAQNLAEIYRENKDSLSTKELRELIVEKNNLVRFGEAGYFFIYDYKGETIALPTATELEGNNRLNLRDSEGTYIIKEFITAAKAGGDFVSYIYQNPNTKENERKFGYVEPIKGTKWFVGSGGYESVIDSALAESYQEIEEMKLDTVIRLGIIFAISIVVMVLIIVKISNYLTRNMDKILRGLKKVAKGDLTVELEVNSNDELGELTQGFNYAIQGQAEILKKILAIVDDLSAYSQELLASAEEGNATTEATTESISQMVASIQQISSSSQEIVELVENANLRTEEGRSKMEDTIAKIKSINTEVAKAKNVISKLDSISQEITEVVNMITEIAEQTNLLALNAAIEAARAGESGRGFAVVAEEIKALAEETAKATDRAIDLLKDTQSRSQEGLLAIESVNQETKRGEELIGETEASLNKIAEVVTDTSAYIEETTASTQELASSSELVTDSTSNMKSMSNEVNKSAEELANMALELRGMIDNYRL from the coding sequence ATGATAAAAATAAGAGATATGAAGATTAGAATAAAGATATTGGTAGGAATTGGATTTAGTTTCTTGTTGATGATGCTAGTCTTAGGTGGGGTTGTGATTAAAGGCTTTGATAAGTTAGCTAATAATAATGCTGTATTGCTTAAAGAAGCTCTATTAACTAAAGAGCGTGATAGAATCAGGGATACTGTCCATACTATGGCACAGAATCTAGCAGAAATCTATCGAGAGAATAAAGATAGTCTATCTACAAAAGAGTTAAGGGAGTTGATAGTTGAGAAGAACAATCTAGTCAGGTTTGGAGAAGCTGGTTACTTCTTTATCTATGACTATAAAGGGGAGACGATTGCTCTACCAACAGCAACAGAGCTTGAAGGGAATAACCGCTTAAATCTACGAGATTCTGAAGGAACATATATTATTAAAGAGTTTATCACAGCAGCCAAAGCTGGTGGAGACTTTGTTAGCTATATTTATCAAAATCCTAATACTAAGGAAAATGAGAGAAAGTTTGGTTATGTTGAGCCGATTAAAGGTACTAAGTGGTTTGTTGGTTCAGGAGGATATGAGTCTGTCATCGACTCAGCTTTGGCAGAGTCTTATCAAGAGATAGAAGAGATGAAATTAGATACAGTCATTAGATTAGGTATAATATTTGCTATCTCTATAGTAGTTATGGTCTTGATTATAGTCAAGATATCCAATTATTTAACTAGGAATATGGATAAAATTTTAAGAGGATTGAAGAAGGTTGCTAAGGGAGACTTAACTGTTGAATTAGAGGTTAATAGTAATGATGAGCTAGGTGAATTAACTCAAGGCTTTAACTATGCTATCCAAGGACAAGCAGAGATTTTAAAGAAGATATTAGCTATAGTTGATGATTTATCAGCTTATAGTCAGGAATTATTGGCTTCTGCTGAAGAAGGAAATGCTACTACTGAAGCTACAACCGAAAGTATCAGTCAGATGGTAGCTAGTATTCAACAGATATCCAGTAGTAGTCAAGAGATAGTAGAGTTGGTTGAGAATGCTAACCTGAGGACAGAAGAAGGTAGGAGTAAGATGGAGGATACTATTGCTAAGATAAAGAGTATAAATACTGAAGTTGCTAAAGCTAAGAATGTTATCAGTAAGTTAGATAGTATCTCCCAAGAGATTACTGAGGTTGTAAATATGATTACCGAAATTGCAGAGCAGACTAATCTATTGGCTCTAAATGCTGCCATTGAAGCTGCTAGAGCAGGTGAATCTGGTAGAGGTTTTGCAGTTGTAGCTGAAGAAATTAAAGCTTTGGCCGAAGAGACAGCTAAAGCTACGGATAGGGCAATAGATCTACTTAAAGATACTCAAAGTAGATCCCAAGAAGGGTTGTTGGCTATAGAATCGGTAAATCAAGAGACCAAGCGGGGAGAAGAGTTGATTGGAGAGACAGAAGCATCTTTAAATAAGATTGCAGAGGTAGTAACAGATACTTCAGCTTATATTGAAGAGACTACTGCTTCTACTCAAGAGTTAGCCTCAAGTAGTGAGCTTGTGACAGACTCAACTTCCAATATGAAATCTATGTCTAATGAAGTTAATAAATCAGCAGAAGAGTTGGCTAATATGGCATTAGAGTTACGAGGGATGATAGATAATTATAGATTATAA
- a CDS encoding PTS transporter subunit IIC yields MNRDKKGFLARKNIEFSLERYGVQALGFMAQGLFASLIVGLILKVLGERLHFPILLEFSKTAMGMMGPAIGVAIAYGLEAPPLVIFTSVVTGAAGAALGGPVGAFIAAVIGAEFGKAISKETKLDIVLTPATVIITGMLAAKFVGPGIDALMKGLGQVIMRATELQPIPMGILVSVLMGIALTLPISSAAIGIMLSLSGLAAGAATVGCSAQMIGFAVMSFRENGWGGAVSQGLGTSMLQMPNIVKNPLIWIPPTLAGAILGPIATTIIPMKNIPIGSGMGTAGLVGQFGTIEAMGTGAIFSIILLHFILPAILTWLIAEFMRKQGLIKENDLLLDL; encoded by the coding sequence ATGAATAGAGATAAAAAAGGATTCCTAGCAAGAAAGAATATAGAGTTTTCCTTAGAACGTTATGGAGTTCAGGCTTTAGGATTTATGGCACAGGGGCTTTTTGCTTCATTGATTGTAGGTTTAATCTTAAAGGTTTTAGGTGAACGATTACACTTTCCAATACTCCTTGAATTTAGTAAGACTGCGATGGGGATGATGGGACCTGCCATTGGTGTAGCCATTGCTTATGGATTAGAAGCACCACCTTTGGTAATCTTTACATCAGTAGTAACAGGTGCTGCTGGTGCAGCCTTAGGTGGTCCTGTAGGAGCATTTATTGCAGCAGTAATTGGTGCTGAGTTTGGTAAAGCAATCTCTAAAGAGACTAAGCTGGATATAGTCTTGACTCCAGCTACAGTAATTATTACAGGGATGCTGGCTGCTAAATTTGTAGGTCCAGGAATTGATGCCTTGATGAAGGGCTTAGGTCAAGTGATTATGAGGGCAACAGAATTGCAACCAATTCCTATGGGTATCTTGGTATCGGTTTTGATGGGAATAGCATTGACTTTACCGATTAGTAGTGCAGCTATTGGTATTATGTTGAGCTTAAGTGGGCTAGCAGCAGGAGCAGCAACAGTTGGTTGTAGTGCCCAAATGATCGGTTTTGCTGTAATGAGCTTTCGTGAGAATGGCTGGGGAGGAGCTGTAAGTCAAGGATTAGGGACATCAATGTTACAGATGCCTAATATCGTTAAGAATCCTCTAATTTGGATTCCACCAACTCTAGCTGGGGCTATTTTGGGACCAATTGCTACCACCATCATCCCAATGAAGAATATTCCTATCGGTTCAGGGATGGGAACGGCTGGTTTAGTGGGACAGTTTGGTACTATTGAAGCTATGGGAACTGGTGCTATCTTTTCTATTATTCTTCTACATTTTATCTTACCAGCTATTTTGACTTGGTTAATTGCAGAGTTTATGCGTAAACAAGGATTGATTAAAGAGAATGATCTGTTACTAGATTTATAA
- the nadC gene encoding carboxylating nicotinate-nucleotide diphosphorylase — protein sequence MSLNRDRVLEIIDNALREDIGTGDISTEAVVGAGEQVTATILAKDKGVIAGLEVAALVFERVDEMIKFKPLVEEGAQVEYGTEIAKVSGLSSSILIAERLALNLLQRMSGIATKTNYYKSLVADYNVRIVDTRKTTPNLRILEKYAVRVGGGANHRFGLYDAVMIKDNHILAVGSISKAVKQARKNIPHTMKIEVETENLIDVKEALEAGADIIMLDNMDVKMMREAVELIGEQAIIEASGGITAENIVEVAKTGVDVISLGTLTHSIKSLDISLNF from the coding sequence TTGAGTTTGAATAGAGATAGGGTTTTGGAGATTATAGATAATGCTTTAAGGGAAGATATTGGTACCGGAGATATTAGTACAGAAGCAGTTGTTGGAGCTGGAGAGCAAGTAACAGCAACTATCTTAGCCAAAGATAAAGGAGTAATTGCAGGTTTAGAGGTAGCTGCTTTAGTATTTGAGCGAGTTGATGAAATGATAAAATTTAAGCCTCTAGTAGAAGAAGGGGCTCAAGTAGAGTATGGTACAGAGATTGCTAAGGTCTCTGGTTTGAGCAGCTCAATCTTAATAGCAGAGCGGTTGGCCCTTAACTTATTACAGAGAATGTCAGGGATAGCTACTAAGACAAATTATTATAAGAGTTTAGTAGCTGATTATAATGTCAGAATTGTAGATACTCGTAAGACTACTCCAAATTTAAGAATTTTAGAGAAGTATGCTGTCAGAGTTGGTGGTGGAGCTAATCACCGTTTTGGGCTTTATGATGCAGTAATGATTAAAGATAATCATATCTTGGCTGTAGGTAGTATCTCCAAAGCAGTCAAGCAAGCTAGAAAAAATATCCCTCATACTATGAAGATAGAGGTGGAGACAGAGAACTTGATTGATGTTAAGGAGGCTTTAGAGGCTGGTGCAGATATCATTATGCTCGATAATATGGATGTTAAGATGATGAGGGAAGCAGTAGAATTGATTGGAGAACAAGCAATTATAGAAGCCTCTGGTGGAATAACTGCTGAAAATATAGTTGAGGTAGCCAAAACAGGAGTAGATGTGATCTCCTTGGGTACTTTGACCCATAGTATTAAGTCTTTAGATATCAGTTTAAATTTTTAA
- the nadB gene encoding L-aspartate oxidase — MIPRYLVNFNTDKLKREKSDFLVIGTGIAGLVTSLNLAKSGRVTLLSKERLAECNTEYAQGGIAAVIAQEDTPQAHYQDTLEAGAGLCNPKAVDILVIEGSKRIKELIDLGVNFDQKDEKISLTKEGAHSCRRILHAGGDATGREIRKSLVEQVSSETNITLKDGIFVIDLLTKDKEVFGVLAYDRKQEEYLIYLSKVVVLATGGAGQLYHATTNPQVATGDGIALAYRAGAKVTDLEFVQFHPTTLELEGVDNFLISEAVRGEGGVLRNQSGDRFMVKYHSLAELAPRDIVARAIYQEMKESRRNHVYLDVTALDLTFIKRRFPTIYKTCLKHGIDISQNYIPIAPAAHYLMGGILSNIHGETNIKGLFVCGETACIGIHGANRLASNSLLDGLVFGKRVADKAVTYLDQGDLNTEFSLKYDAQRLKDAEIIPSKEKIKGLMSAKLGIVREKAELEEGLAEIEGLLDCLNYDLADVKGFELQNLITLAYLTFKGALYREESRGAHYRKDFPVAETAWEKHIILQKDREWEELAIEFE, encoded by the coding sequence ATGATTCCAAGATATTTAGTGAATTTTAATACAGATAAGTTAAAGAGGGAGAAGAGCGACTTTTTAGTAATAGGGACAGGGATTGCAGGATTGGTGACATCCCTGAACCTAGCTAAATCAGGAAGAGTTACTCTCTTAAGTAAGGAAAGATTGGCTGAGTGTAATACCGAATATGCCCAAGGTGGAATTGCGGCAGTAATAGCTCAAGAAGACACCCCCCAAGCACATTATCAAGATACTTTAGAGGCAGGGGCAGGACTATGTAATCCTAAGGCGGTAGATATTCTGGTAATTGAGGGGAGCAAGAGGATTAAGGAATTAATAGATTTAGGGGTCAATTTTGACCAGAAAGATGAAAAGATATCATTGACCAAAGAAGGTGCTCATAGCTGTCGGCGGATATTGCATGCTGGTGGTGATGCAACAGGTAGGGAGATTAGAAAATCTTTAGTTGAGCAGGTATCTTCAGAAACAAATATTACTTTAAAAGATGGGATCTTTGTTATAGATTTATTAACTAAGGATAAAGAAGTGTTTGGAGTCTTAGCATATGATAGAAAGCAGGAAGAGTATCTGATTTATTTGAGTAAAGTGGTAGTTTTGGCTACTGGAGGGGCAGGTCAGTTATATCATGCTACTACCAATCCTCAAGTAGCAACAGGTGATGGGATTGCTCTAGCTTATCGAGCAGGGGCAAAAGTTACAGATTTGGAGTTTGTTCAATTTCATCCTACAACTCTAGAATTAGAAGGAGTAGATAACTTTCTAATCTCTGAAGCTGTTAGGGGTGAAGGAGGAGTACTTAGAAATCAATCTGGTGATAGATTTATGGTCAAATATCATTCATTAGCAGAGTTAGCTCCCAGAGATATAGTAGCTCGTGCCATCTATCAAGAGATGAAAGAGAGTAGAAGAAATCATGTTTATCTAGATGTAACAGCCTTAGATTTAACATTTATAAAGAGAAGATTTCCTACAATTTATAAAACTTGTCTAAAGCATGGAATAGATATTAGTCAAAATTATATCCCTATAGCTCCAGCAGCCCATTACTTAATGGGTGGAATTCTTAGCAATATTCATGGAGAGACTAATATTAAAGGTCTATTTGTCTGTGGAGAAACGGCTTGTATAGGTATTCATGGAGCTAATAGACTAGCTAGTAACTCTTTATTGGATGGGTTGGTCTTTGGTAAACGAGTAGCTGATAAAGCAGTTACCTATTTAGATCAGGGTGATTTAAATACAGAATTTAGTTTGAAATATGATGCCCAAAGGTTAAAAGATGCTGAGATTATTCCTTCTAAAGAGAAGATCAAAGGGCTTATGTCAGCTAAATTAGGAATAGTTAGAGAGAAAGCTGAATTAGAAGAAGGTTTAGCTGAAATAGAAGGATTACTTGATTGTTTAAACTATGATTTGGCAGATGTTAAAGGTTTTGAGCTACAGAATCTAATTACTTTAGCTTATTTGACCTTTAAAGGTGCTTTATATAGGGAAGAGAGTAGAGGGGCACATTACCGCAAAGATTTCCCAGTAGCTGAGACTGCTTGGGAGAAACACATAATTTTACAGAAAGATAGAGAGTGGGAGGAGTTGGCTATTGAGTTTGAATAG